The following coding sequences are from one Ovis canadensis isolate MfBH-ARS-UI-01 breed Bighorn chromosome 7, ARS-UI_OviCan_v2, whole genome shotgun sequence window:
- the DLGAP5 gene encoding disks large-associated protein 5 isoform X6, producing MLQKYKEEKQLQKLKEQREKTKRGVFKVGLYRPDMPCFLFSNQNAMKAEPKKDVPSSVRITRSKARNQMELTKSDNGIDVRAVRPGQRQTSEKKVLDKEKKAVQPVMLPVRLTRSSTQAAKQIVKEIPSTAARKPETRAINDNEADRKAPNQGKPAKKIGTKPDKVISFKVDNEGNTLDSQTSATNGMNPDGVLSRMENVSKTNSAKMKGKNSFAPKDFIFQPLDGLKTYQVTPMTPRSATAFLTPSYTWTPLNTEVDKTEATKEILAQKCKTFSAKTVPQDSSKSQCPLGSLTVWNKVKEVPSLEVNEDQLSPPQHDVPYFRNTLRSETEKLTSHCLEWDRKLDLDIPDDAKDLIRTAVGQTRLLMKERFKQFEGLVDNCEYKRGEKETTCTDLDGFWDMVSFQIEDVNQKFSNLTKLEESGWQNNNNTSKKVFRKKVVSGITSKPKQDDGRIAARNRLAAVKNAMRERIKQEEQAEAAASVMPKEVDKIVFDAGFFRIESPIKSFSGLSSECVSQRLKTPQSVSKTVSETRAEMGLLRQTTSPENPGPQGAKSEHVDKTLISNIPGNRNSIGEDAKCLGLQDLIEINHGINKINFEIDRLSSKRMNLALHAGKVADDINTNKKEEVSDVVEGMELNSVTTQDVLMISPEKNIQSQNNISWEEETKTSQPVLCDNKSLSTGCHLLDSPGLNCSNTFIQVERRHQEQTRHISFGGNLISFSPLRPLSGEQPEEF from the exons ATGCtccaaaaatacaaagaagaaaaacaacttcaaaaattgaaagagcagagagagaaaactaaACGAGGAGTATTTAAAGTGGGTCTTTATAGACCTGATAtgccttgttttcttttctcaaaccagaATGCTATGAAAGCTGAGCCAAAAAAG GATGTTCCATCTTCTGTACGGATTACAAGGTCAAAGGCCAGAAACCAAATGGAGCTGACTAAG AGTGATAATGGGATTGATGTTCGAGCAGTCCGACCTGGTCAAAGACAGACTTCTGAGAAGAAAGTGTTGgacaaagagaaaaaag CTGTACAACCTGTAATGCTGCCAGTGAGACTGACTCGATCATCTACTCAAGCAGCAAAGCAGATTGTCAAGGAAATCCCGTCTACAGCAGCAAGAAAGCCAGAGACAAGGGCTATTAATG ATAATGAAGCAGACAGAAAGGCACCAAATCAAGGAAAACCTGCCAAAAAGATAGGAACAAAACCTGACAAG GTCATTTCTTTTAAAGTTGATAATGAAGGAAATACTTTGGATTCACAAACCAGTGCAACAAATGGAATGAATCCAGATGGAGTCTTATCAAGAATGGAAAATGTATCTAAGACAAACAGtgcaaaaatgaaagggaagaattCCTTTGCACCTAAAGATTTTATATTTCAGCCACTAGATGGTCTGAAGACCTATCAAGTAACACCTATGACTCCCAGAAGTGCCACTGCTTTCTTGACACCCAGTTATACCTGGACCCCATTAAACACAGAAGT TGATAAGACTGAAGCAACAAAAGAAATCTTGGcacaaaaatgtaaaactttcTCTGCCAAAACAGTACCTCAAGATTCAAGTAAATCACAGTGTCCTTTGGGTTCTTTAACAGTTTGGAATAAAG TGAAAGAAGTCCCATCACTTGAAGTAAATGAAGATCAGTTATCTCCGCCACAGCATGATGTGCCGTATTTCAG AAATACTCTCCGGTCAGAAACTGAGAAGTTAACTTCACACTGCCTTGAGTGGGACAGGAAACTTGACTTGGACATTCCAGATGATG CTAAAGATCTTATTCGCACAGCAGTTGGTCAAACAAGACTCCTTATGAAAGAAAGGTTTAAACAGTTTGAAGGACTGGTGGACAATTGTGAATATAAACGAGGTGAAAAGGAGACTACCTGTACAGATCTGGATGGATTTTGGGATATGGTTAGTTTTCAG ATAGAAGACGTAAATCAAAAATTCAGCAATCTGACCAAACTTGAGGAATCTGGATGGCAAAACAATAACAATACAAGCAAAAAAGTTTTTCGG AAAAAAGTTGTCTCGGGTATAACAAGTAAACCCAAACAGGATGACGGAAGAATTGCTGCTAGAAATCGCCTCGCTGCCGTAAAAAATGCAATGAGAGAGAGAATTAAGCAGGAGGAACAGGCTGAGGCAGCAGCCTCTGTAATGCCAAAGGAAGTGGATAAAATAGTGTTTGATGCTGGATTTTTCAGAATTGAAAGTCCCATTAAATCATTCTCAG GACTTTCTTCTGAATGTGTTTCTCAAAGACTTAAAACACCTCAGTCTGTCAGCAAAACTGTGTCTGAGACCAGGGCTGAGATGGGCCTTCTAAGACAAACTACATCACCAGAGAATCCTGGTCCTCAGGGTGCCAAAAGTGAACATGTTGATAAGACTTTGATTTCAAATATTCCTGGAAACAG aaacagCATAGGAGAAGATGCTAAGTGTCTTGGATTACAAGATTTAATTGAAATAAACCAT GGTATAAATAAGATAAACTTTGAGATAGATCGTTTATctagtaaaagaatgaatttggctCTCCATGCTGGCAAAGTAGCAGATGATATTAATACTAACAAAAAGGAAGAAGTTTCAGATGTTGTGGAAGGAATGGAACTAAATTCAGTTACAACACAAGATGTTTTGATGATTAGCcctgaaaaaaatatacaatcaCAAAATAACATCTCAtgggaagaagaaacaaaaacttcTCAGCC
- the DLGAP5 gene encoding disks large-associated protein 5 isoform X1 yields MSSSHFASRHRKDLSTDMIRTKIAHRKSLSQKENRHKEYERNRHFGLKDVNIPTLESRSLLELDETSQELVPEKASIKPKSTKTVVFDQRKQMLQKYKEEKQLQKLKEQREKTKRGVFKVGLYRPDMPCFLFSNQNAMKAEPKKDVPSSVRITRSKARNQMELTKSDNGIDVRAVRPGQRQTSEKKVLDKEKKAVQPVMLPVRLTRSSTQAAKQIVKEIPSTAARKPETRAINDNEADRKAPNQGKPAKKIGTKPDKVISFKVDNEGNTLDSQTSATNGMNPDGVLSRMENVSKTNSAKMKGKNSFAPKDFIFQPLDGLKTYQVTPMTPRSATAFLTPSYTWTPLNTEVDKTEATKEILAQKCKTFSAKTVPQDSSKSQCPLGSLTVWNKEHISNKNGTTNENSNGLSVKEVPSLEVNEDQLSPPQHDVPYFRNTLRSETEKLTSHCLEWDRKLDLDIPDDAKDLIRTAVGQTRLLMKERFKQFEGLVDNCEYKRGEKETTCTDLDGFWDMVSFQIEDVNQKFSNLTKLEESGWQNNNNTSKKVFRKKVVSGITSKPKQDDGRIAARNRLAAVKNAMRERIKQEEQAEAAASVMPKEVDKIVFDAGFFRIESPIKSFSGLSSECVSQRLKTPQSVSKTVSETRAEMGLLRQTTSPENPGPQGAKSEHVDKTLISNIPGNRNSIGEDAKCLGLQDLIEINHGINKINFEIDRLSSKRMNLALHAGKVADDINTNKKEEVSDVVEGMELNSVTTQDVLMISPEKNIQSQNNISWEEETKTSQPVLCDNKSLSTGCHLLDSPGLNCSNTFIQVERRHQEQTRHISFGGNLISFSPLRPLSGEQPEEF; encoded by the exons ATGTCTTCATCACATTTTGCCAGTCGGCACAGAAAGGATTTGAGTACTGACATGATTAGAACTAAAATTGCTCATAGAAAATCACTGtctcagaaagaaaacagacataaGGAATATGAACGAAATAGACACTTTGGTTTGAAAGATGTCAACATTCCAACCTTGGAAAGTAGAAGTCTTCTTGAATTAGATGAGACATCTCAAGAGCTTGTTCCAGAAAAGGCCAGTATCAAGCCAA AGTCAACAAAAACTGTTGTCTTTGATCAACGAAAACAGATGCtccaaaaatacaaagaagaaaaacaacttcaaaaattgaaagagcagagagagaaaactaaACGAGGAGTATTTAAAGTGGGTCTTTATAGACCTGATAtgccttgttttcttttctcaaaccagaATGCTATGAAAGCTGAGCCAAAAAAG GATGTTCCATCTTCTGTACGGATTACAAGGTCAAAGGCCAGAAACCAAATGGAGCTGACTAAG AGTGATAATGGGATTGATGTTCGAGCAGTCCGACCTGGTCAAAGACAGACTTCTGAGAAGAAAGTGTTGgacaaagagaaaaaag CTGTACAACCTGTAATGCTGCCAGTGAGACTGACTCGATCATCTACTCAAGCAGCAAAGCAGATTGTCAAGGAAATCCCGTCTACAGCAGCAAGAAAGCCAGAGACAAGGGCTATTAATG ATAATGAAGCAGACAGAAAGGCACCAAATCAAGGAAAACCTGCCAAAAAGATAGGAACAAAACCTGACAAG GTCATTTCTTTTAAAGTTGATAATGAAGGAAATACTTTGGATTCACAAACCAGTGCAACAAATGGAATGAATCCAGATGGAGTCTTATCAAGAATGGAAAATGTATCTAAGACAAACAGtgcaaaaatgaaagggaagaattCCTTTGCACCTAAAGATTTTATATTTCAGCCACTAGATGGTCTGAAGACCTATCAAGTAACACCTATGACTCCCAGAAGTGCCACTGCTTTCTTGACACCCAGTTATACCTGGACCCCATTAAACACAGAAGT TGATAAGACTGAAGCAACAAAAGAAATCTTGGcacaaaaatgtaaaactttcTCTGCCAAAACAGTACCTCAAGATTCAAGTAAATCACAGTGTCCTTTGGGTTCTTTAACAGTTTGGAATAAAG AACATATCTcaaataaaaatggaactacTAATGAAAATTCAAATGGCCTTTCAGTGAAAGAAGTCCCATCACTTGAAGTAAATGAAGATCAGTTATCTCCGCCACAGCATGATGTGCCGTATTTCAG AAATACTCTCCGGTCAGAAACTGAGAAGTTAACTTCACACTGCCTTGAGTGGGACAGGAAACTTGACTTGGACATTCCAGATGATG CTAAAGATCTTATTCGCACAGCAGTTGGTCAAACAAGACTCCTTATGAAAGAAAGGTTTAAACAGTTTGAAGGACTGGTGGACAATTGTGAATATAAACGAGGTGAAAAGGAGACTACCTGTACAGATCTGGATGGATTTTGGGATATGGTTAGTTTTCAG ATAGAAGACGTAAATCAAAAATTCAGCAATCTGACCAAACTTGAGGAATCTGGATGGCAAAACAATAACAATACAAGCAAAAAAGTTTTTCGG AAAAAAGTTGTCTCGGGTATAACAAGTAAACCCAAACAGGATGACGGAAGAATTGCTGCTAGAAATCGCCTCGCTGCCGTAAAAAATGCAATGAGAGAGAGAATTAAGCAGGAGGAACAGGCTGAGGCAGCAGCCTCTGTAATGCCAAAGGAAGTGGATAAAATAGTGTTTGATGCTGGATTTTTCAGAATTGAAAGTCCCATTAAATCATTCTCAG GACTTTCTTCTGAATGTGTTTCTCAAAGACTTAAAACACCTCAGTCTGTCAGCAAAACTGTGTCTGAGACCAGGGCTGAGATGGGCCTTCTAAGACAAACTACATCACCAGAGAATCCTGGTCCTCAGGGTGCCAAAAGTGAACATGTTGATAAGACTTTGATTTCAAATATTCCTGGAAACAG aaacagCATAGGAGAAGATGCTAAGTGTCTTGGATTACAAGATTTAATTGAAATAAACCAT GGTATAAATAAGATAAACTTTGAGATAGATCGTTTATctagtaaaagaatgaatttggctCTCCATGCTGGCAAAGTAGCAGATGATATTAATACTAACAAAAAGGAAGAAGTTTCAGATGTTGTGGAAGGAATGGAACTAAATTCAGTTACAACACAAGATGTTTTGATGATTAGCcctgaaaaaaatatacaatcaCAAAATAACATCTCAtgggaagaagaaacaaaaacttcTCAGCC
- the DLGAP5 gene encoding disks large-associated protein 5 isoform X2 translates to MSSSHFASRHRKDLSTDMIRTKIAHRKSLSQKENRHKEYERNRHFGLKDVNIPTLESRSLLELDETSQELVPEKASIKPKSTKTVVFDQRKQMLQKYKEEKQLQKLKEQREKTKRGVFKVGLYRPDMPCFLFSNQNAMKAEPKKDVPSSVRITRSKARNQMELTKSDNGIDVRAVRPGQRQTSEKKVLDKEKKAVQPVMLPVRLTRSSTQAAKQIVKEIPSTAARKPETRAINDNEADRKAPNQGKPAKKIGTKPDKVISFKVDNEGNTLDSQTSATNGMNPDGVLSRMENVSKTNSAKMKGKNSFAPKDFIFQPLDGLKTYQVTPMTPRSATAFLTPSYTWTPLNTEVDKTEATKEILAQKCKTFSAKTVPQDSSKSQCPLGSLTVWNKVKEVPSLEVNEDQLSPPQHDVPYFRNTLRSETEKLTSHCLEWDRKLDLDIPDDAKDLIRTAVGQTRLLMKERFKQFEGLVDNCEYKRGEKETTCTDLDGFWDMVSFQIEDVNQKFSNLTKLEESGWQNNNNTSKKVFRKKVVSGITSKPKQDDGRIAARNRLAAVKNAMRERIKQEEQAEAAASVMPKEVDKIVFDAGFFRIESPIKSFSGLSSECVSQRLKTPQSVSKTVSETRAEMGLLRQTTSPENPGPQGAKSEHVDKTLISNIPGNRNSIGEDAKCLGLQDLIEINHGINKINFEIDRLSSKRMNLALHAGKVADDINTNKKEEVSDVVEGMELNSVTTQDVLMISPEKNIQSQNNISWEEETKTSQPVLCDNKSLSTGCHLLDSPGLNCSNTFIQVERRHQEQTRHISFGGNLISFSPLRPLSGEQPEEF, encoded by the exons ATGTCTTCATCACATTTTGCCAGTCGGCACAGAAAGGATTTGAGTACTGACATGATTAGAACTAAAATTGCTCATAGAAAATCACTGtctcagaaagaaaacagacataaGGAATATGAACGAAATAGACACTTTGGTTTGAAAGATGTCAACATTCCAACCTTGGAAAGTAGAAGTCTTCTTGAATTAGATGAGACATCTCAAGAGCTTGTTCCAGAAAAGGCCAGTATCAAGCCAA AGTCAACAAAAACTGTTGTCTTTGATCAACGAAAACAGATGCtccaaaaatacaaagaagaaaaacaacttcaaaaattgaaagagcagagagagaaaactaaACGAGGAGTATTTAAAGTGGGTCTTTATAGACCTGATAtgccttgttttcttttctcaaaccagaATGCTATGAAAGCTGAGCCAAAAAAG GATGTTCCATCTTCTGTACGGATTACAAGGTCAAAGGCCAGAAACCAAATGGAGCTGACTAAG AGTGATAATGGGATTGATGTTCGAGCAGTCCGACCTGGTCAAAGACAGACTTCTGAGAAGAAAGTGTTGgacaaagagaaaaaag CTGTACAACCTGTAATGCTGCCAGTGAGACTGACTCGATCATCTACTCAAGCAGCAAAGCAGATTGTCAAGGAAATCCCGTCTACAGCAGCAAGAAAGCCAGAGACAAGGGCTATTAATG ATAATGAAGCAGACAGAAAGGCACCAAATCAAGGAAAACCTGCCAAAAAGATAGGAACAAAACCTGACAAG GTCATTTCTTTTAAAGTTGATAATGAAGGAAATACTTTGGATTCACAAACCAGTGCAACAAATGGAATGAATCCAGATGGAGTCTTATCAAGAATGGAAAATGTATCTAAGACAAACAGtgcaaaaatgaaagggaagaattCCTTTGCACCTAAAGATTTTATATTTCAGCCACTAGATGGTCTGAAGACCTATCAAGTAACACCTATGACTCCCAGAAGTGCCACTGCTTTCTTGACACCCAGTTATACCTGGACCCCATTAAACACAGAAGT TGATAAGACTGAAGCAACAAAAGAAATCTTGGcacaaaaatgtaaaactttcTCTGCCAAAACAGTACCTCAAGATTCAAGTAAATCACAGTGTCCTTTGGGTTCTTTAACAGTTTGGAATAAAG TGAAAGAAGTCCCATCACTTGAAGTAAATGAAGATCAGTTATCTCCGCCACAGCATGATGTGCCGTATTTCAG AAATACTCTCCGGTCAGAAACTGAGAAGTTAACTTCACACTGCCTTGAGTGGGACAGGAAACTTGACTTGGACATTCCAGATGATG CTAAAGATCTTATTCGCACAGCAGTTGGTCAAACAAGACTCCTTATGAAAGAAAGGTTTAAACAGTTTGAAGGACTGGTGGACAATTGTGAATATAAACGAGGTGAAAAGGAGACTACCTGTACAGATCTGGATGGATTTTGGGATATGGTTAGTTTTCAG ATAGAAGACGTAAATCAAAAATTCAGCAATCTGACCAAACTTGAGGAATCTGGATGGCAAAACAATAACAATACAAGCAAAAAAGTTTTTCGG AAAAAAGTTGTCTCGGGTATAACAAGTAAACCCAAACAGGATGACGGAAGAATTGCTGCTAGAAATCGCCTCGCTGCCGTAAAAAATGCAATGAGAGAGAGAATTAAGCAGGAGGAACAGGCTGAGGCAGCAGCCTCTGTAATGCCAAAGGAAGTGGATAAAATAGTGTTTGATGCTGGATTTTTCAGAATTGAAAGTCCCATTAAATCATTCTCAG GACTTTCTTCTGAATGTGTTTCTCAAAGACTTAAAACACCTCAGTCTGTCAGCAAAACTGTGTCTGAGACCAGGGCTGAGATGGGCCTTCTAAGACAAACTACATCACCAGAGAATCCTGGTCCTCAGGGTGCCAAAAGTGAACATGTTGATAAGACTTTGATTTCAAATATTCCTGGAAACAG aaacagCATAGGAGAAGATGCTAAGTGTCTTGGATTACAAGATTTAATTGAAATAAACCAT GGTATAAATAAGATAAACTTTGAGATAGATCGTTTATctagtaaaagaatgaatttggctCTCCATGCTGGCAAAGTAGCAGATGATATTAATACTAACAAAAAGGAAGAAGTTTCAGATGTTGTGGAAGGAATGGAACTAAATTCAGTTACAACACAAGATGTTTTGATGATTAGCcctgaaaaaaatatacaatcaCAAAATAACATCTCAtgggaagaagaaacaaaaacttcTCAGCC
- the DLGAP5 gene encoding disks large-associated protein 5 isoform X5, with product MLQKYKEEKQLQKLKEQREKTKRGVFKVGLYRPDMPCFLFSNQNAMKAEPKKDVPSSVRITRSKARNQMELTKSDNGIDVRAVRPGQRQTSEKKVLDKEKKAVQPVMLPVRLTRSSTQAAKQIVKEIPSTAARKPETRAINDNEADRKAPNQGKPAKKIGTKPDKVISFKVDNEGNTLDSQTSATNGMNPDGVLSRMENVSKTNSAKMKGKNSFAPKDFIFQPLDGLKTYQVTPMTPRSATAFLTPSYTWTPLNTEVDKTEATKEILAQKCKTFSAKTVPQDSSKSQCPLGSLTVWNKEHISNKNGTTNENSNGLSVKEVPSLEVNEDQLSPPQHDVPYFRNTLRSETEKLTSHCLEWDRKLDLDIPDDAKDLIRTAVGQTRLLMKERFKQFEGLVDNCEYKRGEKETTCTDLDGFWDMVSFQIEDVNQKFSNLTKLEESGWQNNNNTSKKVFRKKVVSGITSKPKQDDGRIAARNRLAAVKNAMRERIKQEEQAEAAASVMPKEVDKIVFDAGFFRIESPIKSFSGLSSECVSQRLKTPQSVSKTVSETRAEMGLLRQTTSPENPGPQGAKSEHVDKTLISNIPGNRNSIGEDAKCLGLQDLIEINHGINKINFEIDRLSSKRMNLALHAGKVADDINTNKKEEVSDVVEGMELNSVTTQDVLMISPEKNIQSQNNISWEEETKTSQPVLCDNKSLSTGCHLLDSPGLNCSNTFIQVERRHQEQTRHISFGGNLISFSPLRPLSGEQPEEF from the exons ATGCtccaaaaatacaaagaagaaaaacaacttcaaaaattgaaagagcagagagagaaaactaaACGAGGAGTATTTAAAGTGGGTCTTTATAGACCTGATAtgccttgttttcttttctcaaaccagaATGCTATGAAAGCTGAGCCAAAAAAG GATGTTCCATCTTCTGTACGGATTACAAGGTCAAAGGCCAGAAACCAAATGGAGCTGACTAAG AGTGATAATGGGATTGATGTTCGAGCAGTCCGACCTGGTCAAAGACAGACTTCTGAGAAGAAAGTGTTGgacaaagagaaaaaag CTGTACAACCTGTAATGCTGCCAGTGAGACTGACTCGATCATCTACTCAAGCAGCAAAGCAGATTGTCAAGGAAATCCCGTCTACAGCAGCAAGAAAGCCAGAGACAAGGGCTATTAATG ATAATGAAGCAGACAGAAAGGCACCAAATCAAGGAAAACCTGCCAAAAAGATAGGAACAAAACCTGACAAG GTCATTTCTTTTAAAGTTGATAATGAAGGAAATACTTTGGATTCACAAACCAGTGCAACAAATGGAATGAATCCAGATGGAGTCTTATCAAGAATGGAAAATGTATCTAAGACAAACAGtgcaaaaatgaaagggaagaattCCTTTGCACCTAAAGATTTTATATTTCAGCCACTAGATGGTCTGAAGACCTATCAAGTAACACCTATGACTCCCAGAAGTGCCACTGCTTTCTTGACACCCAGTTATACCTGGACCCCATTAAACACAGAAGT TGATAAGACTGAAGCAACAAAAGAAATCTTGGcacaaaaatgtaaaactttcTCTGCCAAAACAGTACCTCAAGATTCAAGTAAATCACAGTGTCCTTTGGGTTCTTTAACAGTTTGGAATAAAG AACATATCTcaaataaaaatggaactacTAATGAAAATTCAAATGGCCTTTCAGTGAAAGAAGTCCCATCACTTGAAGTAAATGAAGATCAGTTATCTCCGCCACAGCATGATGTGCCGTATTTCAG AAATACTCTCCGGTCAGAAACTGAGAAGTTAACTTCACACTGCCTTGAGTGGGACAGGAAACTTGACTTGGACATTCCAGATGATG CTAAAGATCTTATTCGCACAGCAGTTGGTCAAACAAGACTCCTTATGAAAGAAAGGTTTAAACAGTTTGAAGGACTGGTGGACAATTGTGAATATAAACGAGGTGAAAAGGAGACTACCTGTACAGATCTGGATGGATTTTGGGATATGGTTAGTTTTCAG ATAGAAGACGTAAATCAAAAATTCAGCAATCTGACCAAACTTGAGGAATCTGGATGGCAAAACAATAACAATACAAGCAAAAAAGTTTTTCGG AAAAAAGTTGTCTCGGGTATAACAAGTAAACCCAAACAGGATGACGGAAGAATTGCTGCTAGAAATCGCCTCGCTGCCGTAAAAAATGCAATGAGAGAGAGAATTAAGCAGGAGGAACAGGCTGAGGCAGCAGCCTCTGTAATGCCAAAGGAAGTGGATAAAATAGTGTTTGATGCTGGATTTTTCAGAATTGAAAGTCCCATTAAATCATTCTCAG GACTTTCTTCTGAATGTGTTTCTCAAAGACTTAAAACACCTCAGTCTGTCAGCAAAACTGTGTCTGAGACCAGGGCTGAGATGGGCCTTCTAAGACAAACTACATCACCAGAGAATCCTGGTCCTCAGGGTGCCAAAAGTGAACATGTTGATAAGACTTTGATTTCAAATATTCCTGGAAACAG aaacagCATAGGAGAAGATGCTAAGTGTCTTGGATTACAAGATTTAATTGAAATAAACCAT GGTATAAATAAGATAAACTTTGAGATAGATCGTTTATctagtaaaagaatgaatttggctCTCCATGCTGGCAAAGTAGCAGATGATATTAATACTAACAAAAAGGAAGAAGTTTCAGATGTTGTGGAAGGAATGGAACTAAATTCAGTTACAACACAAGATGTTTTGATGATTAGCcctgaaaaaaatatacaatcaCAAAATAACATCTCAtgggaagaagaaacaaaaacttcTCAGCC